The Chaetodon auriga isolate fChaAug3 chromosome 4, fChaAug3.hap1, whole genome shotgun sequence region CTGTCGAATATATAGTTAACAAACACTTTATAAAAAAACTGTGCATTACGTTTAAAACGAAAAATCACGCTGACCTCGTACCAGCTGCATTGAGGAGTTATAGGTTAACCATTAACACTTGTTTCATTCATCCTCTTCCTGCTTCCGGTGACGTAGGGCACCGCCCCCGGCAAACGCTTCCGCCGATTCAtttatacaataaaaatatctttaaattCTGTAAACGAAGATTTCTACAGAATATATCTTGAAAGATCTTTGTCAATAAAAACGTGTGAAACGTTGTGAGTTGTTTACGAAAAGtattacataaaaataaaaatctaaagaGGAGTGTAGACACCTTTAGCCAGCAGGTGGCAACAGAGGCTAATTTTCACATTGCATATGAACCCAAAAGCTGGCTGTTCTCCCTAAAAATCATCAAACTTAACATGCTGTGACTCAGGCTGTAATCCTGCCAACGCATTCTTTATTTGTCACTGCGCACCTCCGTAATGAAAAGGGAGTTCGTGTCACTGTGGCCTGCAGAGTATTTTAGACAATTTCTCATGACAGCAATCATATTAGAAATATACAGCTTGCATTTGGCTTACTTTTTGAATTCCTAATCACAAACACCTGTCGGTCCTCATGAGCTCATTggttaaaaacattaaatcatCTAAAGCTTTTAAGAGAGGACTGGCAGAGGTAATCCAAAAGATTTAATTAGAAAAGATTAAAATTTGTTGTGCTCTTGGACTAATTAAGCACAATATAGACAATAAAAATGTGGGCAAAGAACTTTTATTTGATGGGTTTTTGGACTCActcaaagaacagaaaaaaatgggtCTTCATTTGTAAAATAATGTATACTTTAGTTTGAATTAGACTTGGGATACTGAAAATCAGAACACAGCAGTAGTGATGGAGAATACACAAAATCTGCATCCATTAAAATGCTTGtgaaaaaataatgtttgtaATATTTGTTTCCTAAAGAACTGACGGATCATCAGCACATCACAGGGCTGTAACACACAAGATAGACGACCAGTCACTAACACTTTAAGCCATAAGACACTCAGTCTCTGGTCCACCTGACGTGCTCGACTGTGGAATTTGGGAGAAACATGCAAACTCTTGGGAGGCAACAATACTAACCACTGTGCAACCATACCACCCACGTCATGTACAGTCAGAtgaaactctgcacacacacacacacacacacacacacacacacacacacacacacacacgtaagtCAGTGATTTCCAGGGGAGCTTCCTGGAAGATTGCTTGTTCCGGTACTGTCACAACGTTTCCCCATAAAACAAAGGAGAACACATGATTTCATGCACTTTCCAGCAATTTACTGGAAAATGCAATTATGCTTAACATTAGTGGAGTTGGGTTTCAGATGCACTTGTAATTGTTGTGCTTCCCTAATTGAAGgtctgtgtccacacacacacacagagcggttGATGTTTTTGAAAGTCCCCGACAATACCATGATGCATATTTTCTTAGCATGGGTGGCCTGTAAttaaagagaaagacacacacacacacacacacacacacacacacacacatgccctgACACAGTGTCCAtaaaagaggcagagatgttGGAAGTACTGAAACAAATTTATTGAATCTTCCAGTAGAGGCTTGATATTCATGGAATAAAACTGCTTTTCTGGGAGTTTTactgagcaaaaacacaaaggagaaaaaacaaaaacaaaacgagAAGGCAATGTGTGAAagtgcagacaaacaaaagagaaaacatgttcaaaatTACAAAAAGAATGTCAAGAGTAATACAGTTTAATAGCAAAGAGGATCGCTCGAAGCATAAAAGAACTGAATGGCAAAATCTGCGTtttataaaaaaagaaatcatacCGGGACGTCAGCCGCTGACACCCTTTTCTCAGTCAACAATTAAAATCTGAATGCTCAACATTTTCCCATAACAGTCATTTAACAAGTTCTGCTCAGTCGATGTAATAAGAGAACGAAGCGCAGCCACTGAAACGTTTACGTGACTGCGTTTGACACATCTGATTCTGCTGCAGAGTAAACAGCCGGGGACAAACTAAACTGCACTTGTATTTGCCTCTGCTCCACGTGGTGTTCAGCTACCAGTCTTACATGTGGAACGCTACACTAACCAAACTATGCTTTGCAAAACCAGACTGCACAGCACATATCCTAATAGTGAATATATCTAAAcactattcttttttttcttaaaattcatttgaaacacGAGTGTAACACAAGATGAGCAACATTTAAACATTAGTCTGAATAGTCTGAAATGCCCTTTGAGTGCCATGCCCCACGCTAAACCCCCACTCTAAACTCTCAACCTCCCCCTAATTTTGCCCTCCTATTATTTTTCATGATCTGTGTTATGGGATTTTCATAATAGCTCTGTACTGCTTTCATTTATTAGCCTAAAAAAAAGAGTACTTTGAGGAAACGGCATACTTCTTGAAGTATCCGGAGGTGATTAAAAAATTTCAGTCATATTGGTCGACCTCCAAGTCCCTGCTAACTTTTTACATAAGCACATTTCATGCCGACCTCATTGCAGTCCGAGTGCAATTTTGGCGACCTGGAATGTCCCATAATTATTGTAACTATACAAGTATATCTGGATTTCAGAGGGAATATTTAGATGCAAACTAGTAATGAGTCAGAATAATAGAAGAACAATGAAAAAGAGACATTGTGGGAGCAAGATCAGGGAGGATACTTGCGTCATGATGAGTGTGATGGTCTAATTATTACAGTTGGTCACAAAGATCAAGTATCTTCCAGTTGCATCACGCTCACGTTGCTTCTCCTCTCCCAGGCTGTAAATGTGCCCAATCAGACATCCTTCAAGTAGAGAACAAACCAACCCATTTAACAACCCGCCCAGCCCTTCTGATCCCAGATCAACTTGTGTTTCAGTCGAAACCTCCACCCGTTATCGGGCCAGGCCGATCGGCTGAGCCACAAGCCGATCTGCGACCTTATTCTCGCTACTTAGACCAAAATGCTGGGGTGTGGACAGCCACAGGGCCGAGGACAGCGAAGCCTAGGAGACGGAGGATATAGGGTTGTGGGGGGAGCCCATCTGGGTCAGCACCTTATCCAACCACTGCAGGGGACCATGCAGGTGGATCTCGATCCAGCAGGGTGTGCTGGTCACATCCTGGCGGTGGTACTCTGCTCCCCAGCCCTggaacacatgaaaacatcatgttCAGTTAcgcttgttgttgtttatatttaattcagatttttacTGAGAAGATGCATGAAAAGATGTATCAGGTGAAGAAATAACAGTCAAACTACAAAGTGTTTGCAGCAGAGATGACATTTAGAATTCagatttttgtgattttctttgtttaaaaatctaattaaacaTTCAGAAATTCACACATTTCTCAAACAATAATACTTAACTGACTCATCTGTCAATCAGAAAGGAGAATATGAAAATCTGACAGGCCAAATGAAACACTGTCACTCTTTAGTGTCTGATCATCTCACTTTAACAAAGCTCATGCGGATGGTGCACATCTTGGTGAGCTCGTAAACGGCCTCGAAGCCGTGGTTGACGGACTGGGCCAGCAGCTCTGCAAACTCCTGGTTGTTGAAAATCTTCAGGCTGCAGCCGCTGGGGATCTTGCACACAGTTGTGGGATGGAAGCCGTGGTGGTAGTTACAGTTACGACTCTGGACGAAGATACTGCTGTCACTCAGACATTCTGCGTACACCTCCCCGCCGACGTAGTACAGGTGGACACCTGAGAGGAAGAATGAAGTGTTGGTCACCTCGCTCTCATCAGCTAAAACAGTCCCAAAACATCAGTGTGGTCATCTTAAATCAATGCACTGAAATGTTGACTcaatttgttgttattgttctgTTCTAACATCTATCGACAGCATGAATTGATTTAGTCTCGTCTGCTGACTGTCAGCGCGTGTGCAGCCATCGACGGGCTCTGAATGCTGCACCTTTGCCGATGTGTCGCCGGGTGTTCTCAATGGTGGAGTTGCGGTTGACGTTGGAGAGCAGGCCGAGGCAGAACCGGTTGCGGTTGTTGGAGGGATCTGTGAAGCCGTCGACGAGCACGCTGGTGGAGGACGCCTGGAACGCCTCTCCGACGCGATTGTTGAGCTCGTAGTAAACAATAGAGCACCAGTGCTTGGGTTCCTCATAGGCCACGGGCTGCACATCTgctcagaaaacacattaacagGTCACAGGAGGATCTTAGTGCACTGTACATGcagagacagacgcagacacatTTAATGCACATTTAAGATTCCTCTGAGCAGACTCGTGCAGACAAGCTGCCAGGAGCCACTGATGCCAGCGGAGGCTCAGCTATAAATCTAACTCATCTGCACCATTATTTCTTCCAAATTGTCCCCTGTAGCCTATAACAATGATTTGAATAAACATACAGGACCCATTGGTTGCATTTGTGTACATTTATGCCGACCAAAATCAATGCAGACGCATCCTAAATGATGCCcactgtctgtggtctgtgtgcCAGCCTTTATTGAGCGGGAAAACAGTCGATAGAAGGTGCCTGGCCTCGCTCTGCGTGCCTCAAATCTGAAGCACAGCAGTGCCAGCTGGCCTCACCCTCTCTCGGAGAGGAATAAATTATGTTTATCTAAGCACATACTTCTCCCAAACCTCCTCTGTAGCGTGGCACTGGCTAGcaggtgtgttttgtctgtccCATTCCCAGAGCTGGCCTACAATGGAAACCCACTCCCCCGTACAGGATGCAGcttgtggaaaagaaaagaactcCCAAAACTCCCACTTCCAGCAAACTTTTCAACAGCTCTTGCCGTTATcgctgtcactgtgtgtgggcAGGATCTTTGGGCCTTCAGCGCATGATCGCGGAAAAGCACAAATATTTCGTTGGTCAGGTGTCCAGCTGTTCTTCCACAGTGAGGTGAAAATAACTGAACACCTACATCCTGTGCTTGTGcagaaatcaaacatttaatcCTTAAACAActtatttcaaacattttgccCATCGTTTCTACTGGCTGTGGTAACATCACGCTCATCAAAGTCACTGCTGACGTCTGGCAGCATGGCGACACTGCTacagcaaaatgaaacagagcaataaacagacaaataagACAATCAGACAGGCTTCAGCCTGGAGGTCTGAACCCCAACAAAGACTCACGAGACAAATCTCAGGGGTCTTGAGATAATTACCAGGATGTGAAATGAGAAAGGACACAAACTTGCCTGttttctgcactttttttttctgttgaaagTTGTAGTTTACCCCTTTGTGCCTCTAATTAAGGGAACATCACTCTTTGATCGCACTGCTTGCGGCTCACAAACATGCCTGTTGTGATGAGGCGTCACAAGTTGACACTGCTTTGATGAAAGGAGTCAGAGGCAAAATAAAGCTGGGAGTGACTGATCTCAATCACTTCATGTTGAGGTTAGCAATGTTTCTCAGCCATTAATCCAGCAAGTAAATCCTTATTATCGCTCACTGAAATTATTCCCAACACTTCCAAAAGTGCAGAGTTTGCCAGACGGCTCTGGAGACTTGACTTGTCCATCGTACGGTCTATTAGGATCCTGAGTGCAGGGTTCGGATGTGTCTGCTCTCCAGCACAGTAAAGCCAAAACCACAAAGCAGAGATAGCAGCAATTATTGCACCACATTTCAGATCTGAAAGTTGGAGGTAATTAGTGAATCTTATCGTTAACGAGTTTCAAGTCATTACCACCAGCAGAGATGACATAAGCCCCAGCTTTTATAGAGCTCATAAAGCTGCTCTGAGGTCTGGCTTCATTTGCTGAGGCTCTAAGCGTCCCCTGGGCTCGCACCCACAGACAGAGCCTGGCTGTGAACGAGCAGGTCCTTCCACACTCTGCTCAGGTCTAATCTAACAGGATACGGCATCGACTCAGCTGaggcttttctctctttttcagatttttagtTTGACcacaagagaaaaaagaaaaagaaaaagaaaaagaaatctttgCACCTGCAGATCAAGGCGAGCAGGTGCAGACAGCTTTATGTGGATGATATCACCATGAACAcaaggacgtgtgtgtgtgtgtgtgtgtgtgtgtgtgcgtgtgtgtatgagatAGTAACTGCCATGGTTACCTGGCCGGTTGTTAGTCTCTAGAGACAAGGGTGGAGCCATGAGGTTGGTGTCCATTGGCTGGGGGCAATCCTGAGTCATCTGCTCCTCTGGGGGCATGTAGGCAGGAGGGGGGGTCTCTGCATCAGGAAGGAGGCGGAACAAAAAGCAGATAAgtgagctgctgttgttcagtgggaagaaaaaggaggaaaaactgaAGATAATTCACTGTTGGGTCTCACCTGGCATCTGGAATGGACTGCCGGGGTCAGAGCTGGAGGGTGAATGGGGGAAGGTGGCACTGCTGCCGCTTCCCGGTGAGTTTGGGTAGCTGTTCCCCGGCGAATGGGGGAAATTGGGGGGCATTGTGTTGGCCTGAGGAAAGGATTCTGGGAAGGTGGCATTCTGCGGCATGTGCGGCTCATTCTGTTGTAGAGGGTTGCGGAAGCGAGGCAACATTGTATGCTTGGCGTTGAACTCGCTGTTCCTCGGTACCAACACAGGGGGCAGCACTGAGGAGAGGGTCATAAAAATGgttaaaacaggaagtgctttGAAGCAACCAATCACAGTATGTTTATCAAGTGTGTA contains the following coding sequences:
- the smad1 gene encoding mothers against decapentaplegic homolog 1, whose amino-acid sequence is MNVTSLFSFTSPAVKRLLGWKQGDEEEKWAEKAVDALVKKLKKKKGAMEELERALSCPGQPSNCVTIPRSLDGRLQVSHRKGLPHVIYCRVWRWPDLQSHHELKALECCEYPFGSKQKDVCINPYHYKRVDSPVLPPVLVPRNSEFNAKHTMLPRFRNPLQQNEPHMPQNATFPESFPQANTMPPNFPHSPGNSYPNSPGSGSSATFPHSPSSSDPGSPFQMPETPPPAYMPPEEQMTQDCPQPMDTNLMAPPLSLETNNRPDVQPVAYEEPKHWCSIVYYELNNRVGEAFQASSTSVLVDGFTDPSNNRNRFCLGLLSNVNRNSTIENTRRHIGKGVHLYYVGGEVYAECLSDSSIFVQSRNCNYHHGFHPTTVCKIPSGCSLKIFNNQEFAELLAQSVNHGFEAVYELTKMCTIRMSFVKGWGAEYHRQDVTSTPCWIEIHLHGPLQWLDKVLTQMGSPHNPISSVS